A single window of Selenomonas sputigena DNA harbors:
- a CDS encoding AEC family transporter, translating into MDEKLFRILYVFSDLAAPLLAGYIAYQRGRISDALCNALIRFNIIVMATLLAVLSFWVMPLSRSLLWLPLFSALFMLVPGSIAYLTFARRHKDALSRGAYYMSAMLTNIGTIAGLSAFILYDEAGFAYVQIVSSFQVGLLVLICFPLAAMFRAQGAKEGARVHLSLRELFLTPNQVPVLGLIAGLALNVFGVERPAVLGTAFQALVHIGAWTALFPVGCLVDFSRALPYIKKTADLIPLRFLLTPLIFFGLCRLLFADSVLIGSVLLIAAAPTAINAVLTARLYKLNVDLTVASFLVTTVIYLLLFYPLFFLYVTHGGSF; encoded by the coding sequence ATGGACGAAAAACTCTTCCGCATCCTTTACGTATTCAGCGACCTCGCCGCGCCCCTTCTCGCGGGCTACATCGCCTATCAGCGAGGCCGTATCTCCGACGCGCTATGCAATGCCCTCATTCGCTTCAACATCATCGTCATGGCGACGCTGCTCGCCGTCTTGAGCTTCTGGGTCATGCCGCTGTCGAGAAGCCTCCTTTGGCTGCCGCTCTTCAGTGCGCTCTTCATGCTCGTGCCCGGCTCCATCGCCTATTTGACCTTCGCGCGCCGCCACAAGGATGCCCTTTCGCGCGGCGCCTACTACATGAGCGCCATGCTTACGAACATCGGCACGATCGCGGGGCTCTCCGCCTTCATCCTCTACGACGAAGCGGGGTTCGCCTATGTGCAGATCGTCTCATCATTCCAGGTCGGCCTCCTCGTGCTCATCTGCTTCCCGCTCGCCGCGATGTTCCGTGCGCAAGGGGCGAAAGAGGGGGCTCGCGTCCACCTGTCGCTTAGGGAACTCTTTCTCACGCCGAACCAGGTGCCCGTGCTCGGTCTCATCGCAGGACTCGCACTCAACGTCTTCGGCGTCGAGCGCCCTGCCGTGCTCGGCACAGCGTTTCAAGCGCTCGTGCATATCGGCGCCTGGACAGCGCTCTTCCCCGTCGGCTGTCTCGTCGACTTTTCGCGCGCGCTTCCCTACATCAAAAAGACCGCCGACCTCATCCCCCTGCGCTTCCTCCTCACGCCGCTGATCTTCTTCGGACTCTGCCGCCTGCTCTTTGCGGACTCCGTGCTCATCGGCAGCGTGCTCCTCATCGCTGCCGCGCCGACGGCGATCAACGCCGTCTTGACCGCGCGGCTCTACAAGCTCAACGTAGACCTCACCGTCGCGAGCTTCCTCGTCACGACCGTCATCTACCTCTTGCTCTTCTACCCGCTCTTCTTCCTCTACGTGACGCACGGCGGCAGCTTCTGA
- a CDS encoding type I phosphomannose isomerase catalytic subunit — protein MDRMIYPMKLRAPLKDYLWGGTRLKTEYGKETSLAKVAESWELACHKEDQSVIENGADAGLTLEAYIAREGAHAALGSHGSRYPYFPLLIKLIDAHNDLSVQVHPDDSYAFEHEGEYGKMEMWYILDAEPGAEIIYGFKEEISREECRRHIEENTLLDVVRRIKVKAGDAIVIPAGTLHAIGRGIFLAEIQQNSDTTYRVYDYARCGADGRLRDLHIDKALDVLSFAPPAYDVNRGEKFSIFAEHEMTVVARTEFFTVYHFALKGRCHLQAGRTSFQSVVALGGPMELSWSGGEEILEKGDSYFIPASFGDYTMRGEGAFLLTEV, from the coding sequence ATGGATCGAATGATATACCCGATGAAGCTTCGAGCGCCGCTCAAGGACTACCTCTGGGGCGGCACGCGCCTCAAGACGGAGTACGGTAAGGAGACATCTCTCGCGAAGGTCGCGGAGAGCTGGGAACTTGCGTGCCACAAGGAGGATCAGAGCGTCATCGAGAACGGCGCGGACGCGGGTCTGACGCTGGAAGCGTACATCGCGCGCGAAGGGGCGCACGCTGCGCTCGGCTCGCATGGTTCGCGCTATCCGTATTTCCCGCTTTTGATTAAGCTCATCGACGCGCACAACGATCTCTCGGTGCAGGTGCATCCAGACGACAGTTACGCCTTCGAGCACGAGGGCGAGTACGGAAAGATGGAGATGTGGTACATTCTCGACGCCGAACCTGGAGCGGAGATCATCTACGGCTTCAAGGAAGAGATCTCGCGTGAAGAGTGCCGTCGCCACATCGAGGAGAACACGCTCTTGGACGTCGTGCGGCGCATCAAGGTGAAGGCGGGCGACGCCATCGTGATTCCGGCGGGCACACTCCATGCCATCGGGCGCGGCATCTTCCTTGCGGAGATTCAGCAGAATTCCGATACGACGTACCGCGTCTACGACTATGCGCGGTGCGGCGCGGACGGCAGGCTGCGCGACCTGCACATCGACAAGGCGCTCGACGTGCTCTCGTTCGCGCCGCCGGCGTATGACGTGAACCGTGGTGAGAAGTTCTCCATTTTCGCCGAGCATGAGATGACGGTCGTCGCACGAACCGAATTTTTCACAGTCTATCACTTCGCCCTCAAGGGTCGCTGCCACCTGCAGGCGGGACGCACGAGCTTCCAGTCCGTCGTCGCGCTCGGAGGCCCTATGGAGCTTTCGTGGTCGGGCGGCGAGGAGATCTTGGAGAAGGGCGACTCGTACTTCATACCGGCAAGCTTCGGCGACTACACGATGCGCGGCGAGGGGGCGTTCCTGCTGACGGAGGTCTAG
- a CDS encoding DUF2939 domain-containing protein, protein MDDYTWRLHLRARKISSYNRTLTMLVIVFFALAVGSVLWYFFIHARSPEYALAEIQEAAEKHDAEKFERYVNVSLSMGKIYDDLTRSLFAADTSLTNDERTEAVRFYQLIKPQVTAGMRTTLTGRIETGEWQKPGGLLQGRQLRIDFENLFERSLLKNITIVGLDSIDRDGATATAHVKAKDELTGTELTLLLAMEQAGDGHWQVSYIKNYRDCLDRLTPLLEKDVASYLEASAPIVEQYNKRFAKEQQRFHVLTDMPWDGTGLLSSAQKDGLKKLIRTDIIPTLKERQQKLSALSVPPGARYLSQLRAESTELSITAWEHFVNALETDDFAEFDTAETVHKEALDIEMRLEDILHHTALCSQPPEMP, encoded by the coding sequence ATGGACGATTATACTTGGCGGCTGCATCTGCGCGCCCGAAAGATCAGCTCATACAATCGCACGCTCACGATGCTCGTCATCGTCTTCTTCGCGCTTGCCGTCGGCTCCGTGCTCTGGTACTTCTTCATCCACGCGAGAAGCCCCGAATACGCGCTTGCCGAGATTCAAGAAGCGGCGGAGAAGCACGATGCCGAAAAATTCGAGCGCTACGTCAACGTCAGCCTGAGCATGGGCAAAATCTATGACGATCTCACGCGCAGTCTCTTCGCTGCCGACACTTCCCTAACGAACGACGAGCGCACGGAAGCCGTGCGTTTCTACCAACTCATCAAGCCACAGGTCACGGCGGGGATGCGCACGACGCTCACAGGTCGCATCGAGACGGGCGAATGGCAGAAGCCCGGCGGCCTCCTGCAGGGACGCCAGCTGCGCATCGACTTCGAGAACCTCTTCGAGCGCAGCCTCTTGAAGAACATCACCATCGTCGGGCTCGACTCCATCGACCGCGACGGCGCGACGGCAACGGCGCACGTCAAGGCGAAGGACGAATTGACGGGAACAGAACTCACGCTGCTCCTCGCCATGGAGCAGGCGGGCGACGGTCATTGGCAGGTCTCCTACATCAAGAACTACCGCGACTGCCTCGACCGCCTGACGCCGCTCCTCGAAAAGGACGTCGCCTCGTACCTCGAAGCGTCGGCGCCCATCGTCGAGCAGTACAACAAGCGCTTCGCCAAGGAGCAGCAGCGTTTCCATGTGCTGACCGACATGCCATGGGACGGCACGGGACTTCTCTCCAGTGCGCAGAAAGACGGTCTGAAGAAACTCATCCGGACGGACATCATCCCGACCCTCAAGGAGCGCCAGCAAAAGCTCTCGGCACTCTCCGTGCCGCCCGGCGCACGCTATTTGAGCCAGCTGCGCGCAGAATCCACCGAGCTTTCCATCACGGCTTGGGAGCACTTCGTCAACGCGCTCGAAACGGACGACTTTGCGGAGTTCGACACGGCGGAAACCGTACACAAGGAAGCGCTCGACATCGAGATGCGCCTCGAAGACATCCTGCACCACACGGCGCTTTGCAGCCAACCGCCCGAAATGCCGTGA
- a CDS encoding metal-dependent hydrolase, giving the protein MKWVSHEVVTGMAVYTLTGSLVPTACAMAGAVLPDWIEGKGGGVRLPWAGLLSHRGWSHWPLLYILGFLALGAVGEELGEDARSLILAGRFILLGALFHIAEDALCGKVPLLHPKKKVGVRLFRVGSFGEYAFALVLVLFFYGIGRLVL; this is encoded by the coding sequence ATGAAATGGGTCAGCCATGAGGTTGTGACGGGCATGGCGGTCTATACGCTGACCGGCAGTCTCGTGCCGACGGCATGCGCCATGGCGGGCGCGGTGCTTCCCGATTGGATCGAGGGCAAGGGCGGCGGCGTGCGCCTGCCGTGGGCGGGACTCCTCTCCCATCGCGGCTGGTCGCACTGGCCGCTCCTCTACATCCTCGGCTTTCTCGCTCTGGGCGCTGTCGGCGAGGAACTGGGTGAGGACGCGCGCTCTCTCATTCTCGCGGGGCGTTTCATCCTCCTCGGCGCACTCTTTCATATCGCCGAGGATGCGCTTTGCGGCAAGGTGCCGCTCCTTCATCCGAAGAAGAAGGTCGGCGTGCGCCTCTTCCGTGTCGGCTCGTTCGGCGAGTACGCCTTTGCGCTTGTCCTCGTCCTTTTCTTTTATGGAATCGGACGATTGGTTTTATGA
- a CDS encoding fructose-1,6-bisphosphatase: MEQGTQKKNKLLGLLAEKYPTLESVYERLISLQAQLGLPKGIEHFMSDLHGEYESFFHILNNCSGVIREKVEYVFADRMTDEEKAEFCTLIYYPKEKIERMHAERKDTPAWYRENLARLLELSKLMSYKYPAAKVRGFIPKRYESVIVELLYTRPEEDTAQAQYHRRLLATIVQIDSGAGFIEAFCVLVKRLAVDHLHIVGDFFDRGSRPDAILNMILDYHDIDIEWGNHDVMWMGAAAGSEVCIAGVVRNSLRYHNTDVLERGYGISLRPLSLFSTRIYPDSNAIRASEKAITMIMLKLEGQLIARNPDFEMESRRLLDKINYNSSYVMLGDRRYELESAYFPTIDPKDPFALSEEEERIIADLKSYFTESEMLQRHVDFLYKKGSLYKCCNGNLLYHGCVPVNEDGSLRDVIFDGKAYKGRAYFDYADRRARRAYLFRAQEDLDFMWFLWCGRTSPCSGREVKTFERSLLEDESTWKEPADPYYRLLDDEDFCRSILAEFGLPESGHIINGHVPVKVKKGETPVKAHGKAIIIDGGFCQAYHKKTGISGFTLISNSRGFRLLMHQQVADVRQALKENKDIESVSETVELQTKLTTLGDTDEGKDIQEEIADLYNLLIAYQNGVIEPKA; the protein is encoded by the coding sequence ATGGAACAGGGCACGCAGAAGAAGAACAAGCTCTTGGGGCTTCTCGCCGAGAAGTACCCGACGCTGGAATCCGTCTACGAAAGGCTCATCTCCCTGCAGGCGCAGCTCGGTCTGCCCAAGGGCATTGAGCATTTCATGAGCGATCTGCACGGCGAGTACGAGTCGTTCTTCCACATCTTGAACAACTGCTCGGGCGTCATTCGCGAGAAGGTCGAATACGTCTTTGCTGACCGCATGACGGATGAAGAGAAGGCGGAGTTCTGCACGCTCATCTACTACCCGAAGGAAAAGATCGAGCGCATGCACGCCGAGCGCAAGGACACGCCCGCCTGGTATCGTGAGAACCTCGCGCGGCTCTTGGAGCTGTCGAAGCTCATGAGCTACAAGTACCCGGCGGCGAAGGTGCGCGGCTTCATCCCCAAGCGCTATGAGTCCGTCATCGTCGAGCTTCTTTACACGCGCCCCGAGGAGGACACGGCGCAGGCGCAGTACCATCGCCGCCTCCTCGCGACCATCGTGCAGATCGACAGCGGCGCAGGCTTCATCGAAGCGTTCTGCGTGCTCGTCAAGCGTCTCGCCGTCGATCATCTGCACATCGTCGGCGACTTCTTCGACCGCGGCAGCCGTCCCGACGCGATTCTCAACATGATCCTCGACTACCACGATATCGACATCGAGTGGGGCAACCACGACGTCATGTGGATGGGCGCGGCAGCGGGCAGCGAGGTCTGCATCGCGGGCGTCGTGAGAAACAGCTTGCGCTACCACAACACCGACGTCTTAGAGCGCGGCTACGGCATCAGCCTGCGTCCCCTATCGCTCTTTTCGACGCGCATCTATCCCGATTCCAATGCCATTCGCGCCTCGGAGAAGGCGATCACGATGATCATGCTGAAGCTCGAAGGCCAGCTCATCGCAAGGAATCCCGACTTCGAGATGGAGAGTCGCCGTCTCCTCGACAAGATCAACTACAACTCCTCCTACGTCATGCTCGGCGATCGCCGCTACGAGCTGGAGAGCGCCTACTTCCCGACGATCGACCCGAAAGATCCGTTCGCGCTCTCGGAGGAGGAGGAGCGCATCATCGCCGACCTCAAATCGTACTTCACGGAGAGCGAGATGCTGCAAAGGCACGTCGACTTCCTCTACAAGAAGGGAAGTCTCTACAAGTGCTGCAACGGCAACCTTCTTTATCACGGCTGCGTTCCCGTCAACGAGGACGGCTCGCTTCGCGACGTCATCTTCGACGGCAAGGCTTACAAGGGACGCGCCTACTTCGATTACGCTGACCGCCGCGCGCGCCGCGCCTACCTCTTCCGTGCGCAGGAAGATCTCGATTTCATGTGGTTCTTGTGGTGCGGCAGGACGTCGCCATGCTCGGGACGCGAGGTCAAGACCTTCGAGCGCTCGCTCCTAGAGGACGAGAGTACATGGAAGGAGCCGGCCGATCCCTACTACCGCCTGCTGGACGACGAGGATTTCTGCCGCTCCATCCTTGCAGAATTCGGCCTGCCCGAGAGCGGGCACATCATCAACGGCCATGTGCCCGTCAAGGTCAAGAAGGGCGAGACGCCCGTCAAGGCGCACGGCAAGGCCATCATCATCGACGGCGGCTTCTGCCAGGCGTACCACAAGAAAACGGGCATTTCAGGCTTCACGCTCATCTCCAACTCGCGCGGCTTCCGCCTCCTCATGCACCAGCAGGTCGCCGACGTGCGCCAGGCGCTGAAGGAGAACAAGGACATCGAATCCGTCTCCGAGACGGTCGAACTGCAGACGAAGCTCACGACGCTCGGCGACACGGACGAGGGCAAGGACATCCAGGAGGAGATCGCCGACCTCTACAACTTGCTCATCGCCTATCAGAACGGCGTGATCGAGCCGAAGGCATAG
- a CDS encoding adenosylcobalamin-dependent ribonucleoside-diphosphate reductase: MEKWFDTEIGRSILQAKYYHAGETEPHEFIERVAGIFSPEVREKMRSYLEDGALSPAGRTLYAAGAKGKFKSSLSNCYIMPSPTDDIESIFTVNQQIAKIFSYGGGIGVNISGLRPKDSRVNNVARSSTGAVSFLKIFNTTGEVISQNGRRGAMLVALDSEHPDIYEFLHMKQENEKLASMNLSILFSDAFMQAVVDDTEYELTFDVEATGEKIRRTIRAAEFFDEYCQTQWDWGDPGALFKDRLNDYTLLSGYDEYKIEVTNPCGEFGGNAYNSCNLMSLNLYSFIEDKFGDAPHLAEEEFRAAVQTAVRALDEVLDYGFDTQPLEENRQCIRDWRSVGLGLFGVADAFVAMKLAYGSRESCDFIQGVLRNMFTEAARTSAALAKEKGAFGKYDWEKTKKSPLIQRLAEEAPEVYAEIKEYGLRNGTLLSIAPTGTISLLMGVFSGGCEPLYQISYERTTHKMEEGSGSFRVYAHSVSDLLDYHKLPHDLTNEDIKKRFPWVIESHDVPYLHRVELQAAMQKYVDNSISSTVNLKHAATPADIKNIYLAAWKSRCKGITVFRDGCKRGNILGVKEAAEQEIAYDTVRPRRRDNIARLEGVTLLRHTSCVDKMYITVNKTSDGDVFELFTNTSGGCQSNIATITRLTSLALRSGVRVKDIIKQLTVSRCSACQALIRSGRKDISLSCGSAIGTALAEIYNECQKDETAKYKDKSDDKAINKECPECKRHTLRPEGNCVTCTYCGWSKCE; the protein is encoded by the coding sequence TTGGAAAAGTGGTTTGACACGGAAATCGGCAGGAGCATCCTGCAGGCAAAATATTATCATGCGGGAGAGACAGAGCCGCACGAATTCATCGAGCGCGTAGCGGGCATCTTCTCGCCCGAGGTGCGCGAAAAAATGCGCTCCTACCTTGAAGATGGAGCACTCTCACCTGCGGGGCGCACGCTCTATGCGGCGGGCGCAAAAGGAAAGTTCAAGAGCAGCCTGTCGAACTGCTACATCATGCCGTCGCCGACGGACGACATCGAGTCCATCTTCACCGTCAACCAGCAGATTGCCAAGATCTTCTCCTACGGCGGCGGCATCGGCGTGAACATCAGCGGCCTGCGCCCCAAGGACAGCCGCGTGAACAACGTCGCGCGCAGCTCGACGGGAGCCGTATCCTTCCTCAAGATCTTCAACACAACGGGCGAAGTCATCAGCCAGAACGGCAGACGCGGCGCGATGCTCGTCGCACTCGACTCGGAGCACCCCGACATCTACGAATTCCTGCACATGAAGCAAGAGAATGAGAAACTCGCCTCGATGAACCTCTCGATCCTCTTCTCCGACGCCTTCATGCAGGCCGTCGTCGATGATACCGAATACGAGCTGACCTTCGACGTCGAGGCGACGGGCGAAAAGATCCGCCGGACGATCCGCGCCGCCGAATTCTTCGATGAATACTGTCAGACGCAGTGGGATTGGGGCGACCCCGGCGCACTCTTCAAGGACAGGCTCAACGACTACACACTGCTCTCGGGCTACGACGAATACAAGATCGAAGTCACGAACCCCTGTGGCGAGTTCGGCGGCAACGCCTACAACTCATGCAACCTCATGAGCCTCAACCTCTATTCCTTCATTGAGGACAAGTTCGGCGATGCGCCGCATCTTGCAGAAGAGGAGTTCCGCGCCGCCGTCCAGACGGCCGTGCGTGCGCTCGACGAAGTGCTCGACTACGGCTTCGACACGCAGCCTTTGGAAGAGAACCGTCAATGCATCCGCGATTGGCGCAGCGTCGGACTCGGGCTCTTCGGCGTCGCCGACGCTTTCGTCGCCATGAAGCTCGCCTACGGCAGCCGCGAGAGCTGCGACTTCATCCAAGGCGTGCTGCGCAATATGTTCACGGAAGCCGCACGCACTTCCGCCGCCCTCGCCAAGGAAAAGGGCGCCTTCGGCAAATACGACTGGGAAAAGACGAAGAAATCGCCGCTCATCCAACGTCTCGCCGAGGAAGCGCCCGAGGTCTACGCCGAGATCAAAGAGTACGGCCTTAGAAACGGCACGCTTCTTTCCATCGCACCGACGGGCACGATCTCGCTCCTCATGGGCGTATTCTCGGGCGGCTGCGAGCCTCTCTATCAGATCAGCTACGAGCGCACAACACACAAGATGGAGGAAGGAAGCGGCTCCTTCCGCGTCTACGCACACTCCGTCAGCGATCTGCTCGACTATCACAAGCTGCCGCACGATCTCACGAACGAGGACATCAAGAAGCGTTTCCCGTGGGTCATCGAAAGTCACGACGTCCCCTACCTGCACCGCGTCGAACTGCAGGCGGCCATGCAGAAGTACGTCGACAACTCCATCTCCTCAACGGTGAACTTGAAGCATGCGGCGACGCCCGCCGACATCAAGAACATCTACCTCGCAGCATGGAAATCGCGCTGCAAGGGCATCACGGTCTTCCGCGACGGCTGCAAACGCGGCAACATCCTCGGCGTCAAAGAAGCCGCCGAGCAGGAGATCGCCTACGACACCGTGCGCCCGCGCCGCCGCGACAACATCGCGCGGCTCGAAGGCGTGACGCTCCTTCGCCATACGTCGTGCGTCGACAAGATGTACATCACGGTCAACAAGACCTCCGACGGCGACGTCTTCGAGCTGTTCACGAACACCTCGGGCGGCTGCCAGTCGAACATCGCGACCATCACGCGCCTGACCTCTCTCGCACTGCGCTCGGGCGTGCGCGTCAAGGACATCATCAAACAGCTGACCGTCAGCCGCTGCTCCGCCTGCCAAGCCCTGATCCGCAGCGGACGCAAGGACATCTCGCTCTCGTGCGGCAGCGCCATCGGCACGGCTCTCGCCGAAATCTACAACGAATGCCAAAAGGACGAGACGGCGAAATACAAGGACAAGAGCGACGACAAGGCAATCAACAAAGAATGCCCCGAATGCAAGCGCCACACTCTGCGCCCCGAAGGCAACTGCGTGACCTGCACCTATTGCGGCTGGTCGAAATGTGAATAA
- a CDS encoding YnfA family protein, with product MLVLKSLAYFLLAGLFEIGGGYLIWQWLRNGASLWYAFFGAVILILYGIVPTLQPEGSFGRVYAAYGGVFIVLSLLWGWRVDGIAPDRFDIIGSAIALVGVAVIMYAPR from the coding sequence ATGCTTGTGTTGAAATCTCTTGCGTATTTCCTTCTGGCTGGATTGTTCGAGATCGGCGGCGGTTATCTGATCTGGCAGTGGCTGCGAAACGGCGCGAGTCTTTGGTATGCTTTTTTCGGCGCGGTCATCCTGATCCTTTACGGCATCGTGCCGACGCTGCAGCCCGAGGGCAGTTTCGGGCGCGTCTACGCCGCTTATGGCGGCGTCTTTATCGTATTGTCACTCCTATGGGGCTGGCGCGTCGACGGCATCGCGCCTGACCGCTTCGACATCATCGGCAGCGCCATCGCGCTCGTGGGCGTCGCTGTCATCATGTACGCGCCGCGCTGA
- a CDS encoding DUF4198 domain-containing protein, whose amino-acid sequence MFLLKKTKILSALVGAAMLATAVPASAHGVWFAPRLDQTQLVLGEGYKDNAYDPKDVTMLVGFDKTYTRVPLEIIDGGNHITINPSQNVSVAVVYFDYGYWSKGPDGKYVNKPMDQVPGSTIGTHAIKYSVNYLKGVDKVAPLPDLPYQIVPLKDPTKLNVGDYLPVQVLHNGQPLPNAEIIPDVVNHHTVTMTTDKDGKANVLVANGSINVIGLELAEDYPQSDGKATRDKIFSSLSFMIYPPEDD is encoded by the coding sequence GTGTTCCTTTTGAAAAAGACCAAAATCCTTTCCGCCCTTGTCGGCGCTGCTATGCTCGCCACTGCCGTCCCCGCCTCTGCTCATGGCGTCTGGTTCGCACCGCGTCTGGATCAGACCCAGCTCGTCCTCGGCGAAGGTTACAAAGACAATGCTTATGACCCAAAGGATGTCACGATGCTTGTCGGCTTCGATAAAACCTATACGCGGGTTCCTCTCGAAATCATTGACGGCGGCAATCACATCACGATCAATCCGTCTCAAAACGTTTCCGTCGCTGTCGTCTATTTTGACTACGGCTATTGGTCGAAAGGGCCGGACGGCAAATACGTCAACAAGCCAATGGATCAAGTTCCCGGCTCGACCATAGGCACGCATGCCATCAAATACAGCGTCAATTATCTTAAAGGCGTCGACAAGGTGGCTCCCTTGCCGGATCTGCCGTACCAGATCGTTCCCCTGAAAGATCCCACCAAGCTCAATGTCGGCGATTATCTGCCCGTACAGGTACTGCACAACGGCCAGCCGCTGCCAAACGCTGAAATCATCCCCGACGTCGTCAATCACCACACCGTGACAATGACTACAGACAAGGACGGCAAAGCCAATGTTCTCGTCGCCAACGGCAGCATCAATGTCATCGGTCTCGAACTCGCAGAGGATTATCCGCAGTCCGACGGCAAAGCGACACGCGACAAGATCTTCAGCAGTCTGAGCTTCATGATTTATCCGCCGGAAGACGACTGA
- a CDS encoding LCP family protein: MEQKRSYRRIGILVAVLLVAAVAAAAAHFFGGGLARRTTADGMIAGSSEIHVMILGVDERKDDVGRSDTLMVATVDPEKGTASLLSIPRDTRVAIEGVGYDKINAAYAYGGYALTKKTLEQLLDVPMDYYILIDVHAFERIIDALDGIDIDVEKRMYYEDPWDDDGGLVIDIYPGMQHMTGEKAIEYVRYRDMEGDIGRIRRQQRFMRAVLQKVTSPEIFAKLPEIVSEVAKSVKTDLDTGDMIKFLQIMKKVQEDGLAAEMAPGNPAWFKGVSYWIPDIMEIRRMAARAAGVPFAGEAAERAESYAAKYKAEMPEGFRFDDAGPQSGENAAGESAAKKKEEPTKPPAPSAVAVTVVNSSGITGAGAEVAAILQAKGFVIRSVETGKRSDRAQTTITAGGRTVDLFYGMPFPCILMEGGAKDEALVNIGRDYVKR, from the coding sequence TTGGAGCAGAAGCGCAGTTATCGGCGCATCGGGATCCTCGTCGCCGTCTTGCTCGTCGCCGCGGTCGCGGCGGCTGCGGCGCATTTCTTCGGCGGCGGTCTTGCGCGCCGCACGACGGCGGACGGCATGATCGCAGGAAGTTCCGAGATCCATGTGATGATTTTGGGCGTCGATGAGCGAAAGGACGATGTGGGGCGAAGCGACACTTTGATGGTCGCGACGGTTGATCCCGAGAAGGGGACGGCGTCGCTGCTTTCGATTCCGCGCGATACGCGCGTCGCCATCGAGGGGGTGGGCTACGACAAGATCAATGCTGCCTACGCCTACGGCGGCTATGCGCTGACGAAGAAGACGCTTGAGCAGCTGCTTGACGTGCCGATGGACTATTATATCCTCATCGACGTGCATGCCTTCGAGCGCATCATTGACGCCTTGGACGGCATCGACATCGACGTGGAGAAGCGCATGTACTACGAAGATCCTTGGGATGACGACGGCGGACTCGTCATCGACATCTACCCGGGCATGCAGCACATGACGGGCGAGAAGGCGATCGAGTATGTGCGCTATCGTGATATGGAGGGCGACATCGGGCGCATCCGCCGCCAACAGCGCTTCATGCGTGCGGTTCTGCAGAAGGTGACCTCGCCCGAGATCTTCGCGAAGCTGCCCGAGATCGTGAGCGAAGTGGCGAAGAGCGTCAAGACCGATCTCGACACGGGCGACATGATCAAGTTCCTGCAGATCATGAAGAAGGTGCAGGAAGACGGGCTGGCGGCGGAGATGGCGCCGGGCAATCCCGCTTGGTTCAAGGGCGTCAGCTACTGGATTCCCGACATCATGGAGATCCGCCGCATGGCGGCGCGCGCGGCGGGCGTTCCTTTTGCAGGCGAGGCGGCGGAGCGCGCTGAGAGCTATGCGGCGAAGTACAAGGCGGAAATGCCCGAGGGCTTCCGCTTCGACGATGCCGGGCCGCAGTCGGGCGAAAATGCGGCGGGCGAGAGCGCGGCAAAGAAGAAGGAAGAGCCGACGAAGCCGCCCGCGCCGAGCGCGGTCGCCGTCACGGTCGTCAATTCGAGCGGCATCACGGGCGCGGGCGCGGAGGTCGCGGCGATCCTGCAGGCGAAGGGCTTCGTCATCCGCAGCGTCGAGACGGGCAAGAGGAGCGACCGAGCGCAGACGACGATCACGGCGGGCGGCAGGACGGTCGACCTCTTCTACGGCATGCCGTTTCCGTGCATCCTCATGGAGGGCGGCGCGAAGGACGAGGCGCTCGTGAACATCGGCAGGGATTATGTGAAGCGATAA